Within Oncorhynchus keta strain PuntledgeMale-10-30-2019 chromosome 30, Oket_V2, whole genome shotgun sequence, the genomic segment agcgagaggaagaaagggagagagcaatagggagggagagagagagacagggggaggagcgGGTGCCCCGAAAGGGGGAGGGGAAGCAGGAGGAAGCCAGTTACACGGGGGAACAGGTTGACCTGTCATTCAGTGCCAGGAATAGAAACGGGCCTGCAAGCCACGAAGCAGCTCCCACAAGCAGAGAGAGTCGACAGGGAATGCCAGCAGCGCGCTCCTATTCAGAGAGCCTGCTCACCACCAGACTACAGCAGATACAACAGCTACAACAGCAACAACACGGTATACTGCACAGAGCTGCACACAGCTCCCAGCCAGAGACAGCCAGAGGAGGTGGACCTGGACCTACCAAGAAGTTGCAGCAAGAGCCCAAGCACAAGCCTGCGATACCTCAGCTCGGGAGCTCCTTTCCTGGACGCATCCCAGCCGACGGCCCCAGCTCCAGCATGGGCAGTGAGATGGATGAGGAGGACAACGAGGTGAAGTGGTTCAGTGACGTGGCCTTCCGCAGCCTGTCCTCTGGATCCCCTCAGGTGGACTACCTGGACATGTACAACTCCAGCCACTGCTCCTCCACCGGAGCCTCCCAGCCTTCCATCCAGGACAGCCCAGCGGGGGCTAATGCAGCCTGGCTGGCCTATGCTGACCTCAGAGGGTCTGCTCCACGGCTGGACAATGAAGACTTCCCAGTCCCACGCCAGCAGCAGCAGCCCTCCTCTGGAGCTTATTATCCACCTCTCGACGGCCTGGACCCATCCAAAAAATATGAGATGGGCAGCTTCGAGTGTGTAGACgtggctgtggagagagaggaacccaAGAAGGTGAGAAGAGGAGTGCCCAAGAGACAGATCCAGCTGAAGAGAAGGAATAAGGCCGAGCTGAAGCTGGGTGAGAACAGCGATGGTAGTCCCATCATGGTtcctagtcctgtaatggttccTGTGGCTCCTGTGGTTATAAAGGACAGTCATTCTCTACAGAGACACAACAGAGAGACGTTGCAGAGACAACACAGCACACCTGCTGCTTTGCAGGAAGCCTACCGCTCGGAACTCAGCCCTGAACCTGCCACTGAGCAGACCGAAAGGAAGGGCAAGCTCCAGAAGTCTTTGTCCCTTGACGAGACATGTACCAAAACCAAGATGGCCACTTGCCTGATCAAGGGCATCCTTTCCAAGAAGATGCCAAATGTTGGTAAACAAACCGAACAGGAAGGAGGAGGTGACCTCAGCCCCTCCGAGAACAAAACCCCTCCTCCTTCTGAGAGTGAATTGTCAACCATTAAAGAGTCCCCTAAACCAGAGACACAGAATCTGAGTTCTAGTATAAATTCAGAAGACAGTCTTTCCTCTGAGGACCTGGCTGTGAGAAGAGAGACGAGCCCAAACAGTGACGtaaacagacaacagagaagTTTTGGGGTGAAACCCAGTATTAGACCAACAAACCGTACTATTAATATTAACTCCACTTCTCAACTGCGAAGCAACAAGAGACCTGAACCAACCTGCACAACCCCTGAGATGAGTCCTGGTGCACGTTTTGCTCCAGTTATCTCTCCTCAGGGAAACAATAGAATTGAATCTCACTGCAACAGAACCCCTAACCATGTTAGCCCTTGGATGAGGTCTGAGCCCCATACTACTAGTTGTCCTCAGAGAAACAATGACAGAATTGAATCTCCTCTCAGAAACCCAAACTCTTGGAGAACTGAATCGGTCAAACCAGAGATGAGGTCTGAACTGGTGTTCCCGTTTGAAAGTACAAAACCCACAGAGAAGAACGCCATGATGGGAGTAAAGCAGACGCATGGCAGTAAATGTAGGAATGAGAGGGATGACAGTAAACAGAGGGATGAGAAGGATGACAAACAGGGAGGTGACTCAGCAGATGCAGCTGCCTGGAACACCGACGTCCCTGCTGCCACTCGAGCCAACAGCACGCAGGCAGGAATGACAAACATAAAAACTCTGAACTCTGAAAACCATAAACATCCGAGCGTCAAGAGCACCTACACATCCAAAACACCAGAGATCACTCTGAAACCCAGCCCTGCTACAGAGAAAAAGAAAAAATCTTCTCTAAACGTCTCACTGTCGCCCGAGCTGGAAACTAAACTTGAGGTTAAACATGGGACTGCCTCCCCTGGGAGGACCTgtcagagagaaacaagagaagaagacaggagagTGGAGACTTCACATAGAgaaaccagagaagaagacaggagagTGGAGACTTCAAATAGAGAAtccagagaagaagacaggaggATAGGGACCTCACATAGAGAAtccagagaagaagacaggaggATAAGGACTTCACATAGAGAAAAAATAGAAGAATACAGGAGAGTGGAGACTTCTCATAGAGAAACCatagaagaagagaagggagtgAAGACCTTGAACAAGATGAATAAACAGACTGAGAATGTGGATGCCAATAGGAAGGGTAAAGCCAAAGCTCCCCTGCACAAAGTGAGAGATGTGAGAAGGCTGGTGAAAAACACATACAACCTGTCATTCAAGGCCATGCCAGCaccagagaaggaggagaggagggaggagagtgtggaggagaggagaggggaacaaggagaggaaaggggggaggatagaaaagaggagaggagggaggacagatgtGAAGACAGGAAAGAGGAAAAGCCGGTGCCTCGTCCTCAGCCAATGCAGATAGAATACAAAGCTGTCAGCTggagagaaaacaaaaacaaaacaggaaCGTTCATCCAAACAGACAGAGAAATGTCTAGAGGCAAACCTAAGGTTGATTCTTTACAGCAGGTGTCCACAGATACAGCCAAAGTACCCAAGGACCCTTCTGATGTAACAGCTAAGAGTTGCACAACAGAGGAAGTAgctgtgacagagacagagttaaACCAACACAATACCCCTGTACAGGACACTGTCAAAACAGAAACAGGCAACACCAAGGTGAAACCCAGTGATACAGAGTCACCGAGAGTAACCAGGAGACACCGAAGTGTATCAGAGTCTAGTGACAAACCTGAAGTGGTGAGAAGAGATACAAAGCCACCTATGCTGGGCAGCAGCCCTAAACTCCCCATTAAAGACAAAGAAGTGTCTAGTGCTTCTCTGGTGCTACAGAATGGATCCAATAAGCCCAAGTCATTCTCAGCCCCAGCTCCAGCCTCCCCGGCCCTGGCGTCTCCGGCTCCCTCCTGCCCTATTCCAGCCTCTCCAGCCCTGGTCCCAGTCCCAGCCTCCCCAGCTCCTGCctcatccccagccccagctccaacCCTGGTCTCCTCACCTGGTCGCAAAGCTTCACCAGCTCCAGCTTCTCCTCCAGCCCCAACCTCATCCCCAGCTCCAGTTCTAGGCACTCCACATTCCTCTGTCCCCACCAAGATCCCCACCCATACCCCCAGCCACTCCGTGTCCATACTGGTCAAGGAGAAGGGCTACCAGGCAGATATTGGGTCTGTGGTCtctgaggctgtgtcagaggagaTAAGAAGGAGTGGGGGtgaaggtgggggtggaggggttccAAGGAAACATATAAACCAAATAGAGATCCCTCTTCAGACCCGTGGACCCTCAGATGGGGGTACGAATgactcacacagacagagaacCTACTCGTCCTCGTCTACATCCTCTATGCAAGCAGCCTCATCCGCATTATCCTCAAGCACTGTGCAAGCAGCCTCATCCTTATCATCCTCAAGCACAGTGCAAGCAGCCTCATCCGTATCATCCTCAAGCACTGTGCAAGCAGCCTCATCCGTATCATCCTCAAGCACTGTGCAAGCAGCCTCATCCGTATCATCCTCAAGCACTGTGCAAGCAGCCTCATCCGTATCATCCCCAAGCACTGCGCAAGAAGCGTCATCCTTCTCCATGTCTTCCGTCAATGCATCAACCTCAGCCTCATCCTTTTCGTCATCTTCCATCAATGCATCAGTCTCTTCCTCTCATACCCATTCGGTCCCAAATTCTCCCAGGCTTCGAAGAGTCTCCGCTCAAACTGATGACAGAGTTAGGACCACTTTTAATCAGGAAAGGATTAGTGTCAGAGCCACAGTCAGAGACATAGAGCAACGCAcggcatcatcaccaccacccccacaGAAGAAAACACAAGAAGACACTGCTGAAAAGGAGACAGTGAAGAAATCATCCTACTCACCTAAGTTACCAGGTTCGCTACCAGGCTCACCAGCACTGATGAGAAGATACCGACCACAAGTGATCGAGGTGAGGTCATTGTCTAAAGAAATACATAAACAAGATAAACAAGAGAAGACCGTCACGTCAAGCACCAGACCGCAAACTATAGAGGTTCACTCAATAGCCAACGGCCCACCAGTGGCACCAAAACCAAAGTTCAGACAAACAGATGCAAATTCACTGTCCAGTGAAACACAGCAGAAACCAGCGGAGGCAACATCAAGCTTCAAACAGCACACAGAAGAGGAGAAAGCTGTGCCCAATGAGAAACCATCAACTTCAGCTACAACGATCCACAGACATCTATCGAACGATTCGACCCCAGCGTCTAACTATAATAAAAAGTTATCGGTTTCTGCAGTGTCCAGCTACAGGCCTTCACCTACCAAAACAACAATCATTGCTAGTTTCTCTCACAAAACACCATCAACAACAGTAGACACAGAGACATCCAATGAAAGGCCAAATCAACCAGGGGCTTCAACCCAGGGACAAGGACAGGCCCCCAGctacacacagagacccacaACCCTCACAGTCTcagccccagctccagctccagcccCAGCTCCTACCCACGCCCCTGCTGCCCCAGCTCCAGCTCCTGCCCCAGCTCCTACCCACGCCCCTGCTgccccagctccagctccagcccCAGCTCCTACCCACGCCCCTGCTtccccagctccagctccagcccCAGCTCCTACCCACGCCCCTGCCAAACACTCAAGCCAGTCAGCTATTGTGGATATAACCAGCCACCCGGTatccacaaacacacaggcccccgtatacacacaccacatacacacacagcagcctATACACAGATCCTTGTCCAGCGACCACTCGCAGAGGGCAGACAACCTGCGCTTCTACGCATCAGACGACCCCCCTAGCTACGACGAGAGGGAAAGCTTCAGCCCCCTCCACCTACCTGACCTGCCCCAGAGGAAGCTGAACCGctaccacccctcctcttccttctcctctgctTCCTCCCGTCCCCCTCCCTGTTCCTGCACCTCTGGCTGCCCCTCCCATGGCCTTACaccccctcaccaccaccactccccccacacccctcccttcccctcccacTCCCCCGGCCAGGCGCTGCCTTACTCCATGGGGGGTCAACCCCCTCTCCGCTCACACCAGTGCAGAGCAGATCCCCAGCCTCTGAGTTCAATCAGCTACCAGCCCAGCTCTCCCAAATTATCCACCCTCCCCAGCCCCCCCCAGCCCCCCCCAGGCATGTACCAGTCCCTCCACCAACCGCAGCCCTCCATGATCCATTCCTGCACGGCCGGCCACCCTCTCCAGCACCCACAACACATGGACCCCCGTCGGGCCCCACCGCTCCACCGGTCCCCTCACGGCCAGCCACCTGTCTCTGGGGGCCCCTACAGTGACCACAGCCACTCTCCTAATCTGCCCCCTATGGACCCTCAGTACCTGTGCAGCCCACAGAGCCTGGGGCCATCTTATGGGTCTGAGTATGGGAGTCTGTCTGGGTCTGACTACCCAGACAGTACAGGTGGTCTGGGGTACGGGCAAACCCCTCGCAGGGTCCTCATGGATCCTGACACGGGGAAGTACTTCTACATTGAGGTGCCTGTGCAGCCACTGAGGAAGATGCTGTTTGATCCAGAGACGGGCCAGTACGTGGAGGTGCTCATCCCTCAGAGTACCATGTCTCACTCAGGCCTCTACCCTACCTCGGCCGCCCCCTACTCCCCCGCCTCTGCGGCCCCCTTTTCCTCCATCCACAACCCCAACATGTACGCCCCCGCCCCCCAATACCTCCCCTATGGCCCCCCTCCACCTGCACCTCACCCCCAGCCCCAGCCACCCCGTCAACCAGAGGCTCCAGCCCCAGGGACGATGCACCAGAATGGAGCTCAGGTCGGCTACGGGAGCCCCGGGAGCCAGGGGTCCAAGCCGGAGCTCCAGAGTCATGCACctctggaccagagctacctggATAGCATGTACTACGTCCCTACAGGCATGAACACTAGTCCCCCGGACTGCTACCACAAACAACCCTCCAGTCTGCCCAACGCGGGGGGGAAGAGGGCCTGAAATAGTCGTCTTCCTGGTGCCTGTAGGGTCTCAGAATACAGCCAGGCCAGGGTGTACACGAGGAGGTCTAATGTTAGACTCAGGCCTTATTGTTAACTTTGTTTCCCTGGCAACTGGACTGGAGAGAATGATTCTTTAGTTGTGGTTGTTTGTTGTTTATGTCCTTCACTGCTTTTTATTAGTTTGATTGCCTGATTATGTTTGATTTTTATGCATTGATTTGGT encodes:
- the LOC127913938 gene encoding serine/arginine repetitive matrix protein 2-like isoform X9, with amino-acid sequence MDSWTLQGDSYSFLRSSLRHRDGTPNHVEIFDITNIPSHRSAISETTCLCDIFGDDCESRPPSLSSSPAAGAFVNTPFPPPVGAGESSESPQVSPPVVDELNDSTSSYHTVPENFEDSREKLSPPTQRENNYHLSEGWKSGPLATAGNNTASSGTSRDVSTRLEQGNTAPTPGRRTADSSPEEPSLTCGDRTPSPGYSNTTTPSPGYSNTTTPSPGGKGSAPSVVQHSPAPSPQCRETHLTPEPENRYSSPSSESVVPVHPIEARDRASSPGVRGTASSPDDTSLSLPETRVAQCLPELRDISHSPELIANPFSPDYIVSFQPRDRAITPESKPSSLSSPPTIRGTGISPQLGSLTSALPELKNRDYSPEFRNKAYSLDNQWRVSLPDLFSRTSTPELENSVSTPELENSVSTPELENSVSTPELENSVSTPELENSVGTPELENSVGTPELEDSVSTPELIPHLSPSETDLSSSEEARSTISTPAPRYTPPTPVTSSPELRSTSTTPELRSASITLELRSTSVKRELSLLCVPTELRSTSVTTEVSLASIPQSAELLRSTSLTPEFRSDSSSSTSSYHSGSSSSSDTWTRTSSRTPSRTPSPETRYNRTTSRTTSPETRYNRTPSRTPSPETRYNRTPSRTPSPETRYNRTPSRTPSPETRYNRTPSRTPSPETRYNRTPSRTPSPEVRYTSPPIKPRSTAQSPEIRITSSTPEIKKRDLTPEVPGEVKAKSLDPRFNSSSPQVSGITYSILSPEARVLVSTPEINDLLSSAEPRGRTHLSPERKSTTPTEENRRNSLSPDSIGRSSSPEITGIYSSIVHPPETREIAESPEPPRYKNLSPEYKAPSPPKSQTVSPYPTYKTPSPLPGYTAPSPGVETARSSSELNTSTPSPGVKSPGPSPERRPSPGVKNPAHSPERRPSPGVKNPAHSPERRPSPGVKCPAHSPERRASPGSPGVKCPAHSPERRASPGVKCPAHSPERRPSPGVKCPAHSPERRASPGSPGVKCPAHSPERRASPGSPGVKSPAHSPERRASPGSPGVKNPAHSPERRASPGSPGVKSPAHSPERRASPGVKSPAHSPERRASPGSPERCIGSLSELLITNGTSNPLGNHLSHDSREASPTEESRETTSLPVLGEVPVPYNFSTNTPEIPNFTPEILNFTPETPNFTPEILNFTPETPNFTPEILNFTPEIPNFTPEIRNFTPETRHIPPDPIASSRGRSPSLSPDHGVTGNSPVQRLEDLEHKHPASSLTPDLSDSNNPSHKSPTPEHPCRETSPNPRNKTIDRLTEEDMAHRMSKEDIPSPPLTRFTPVHIIPPAPARPHGHWGNRSTSPSETQAIEAIMESENIMESVIEAVTSRGRPTLSSGDSNNRAYNSQTRLEMLEREEGEEEEEEEREMLWEMQERDRERQRERERNKEMEEREREDEERERERERQREEEREREREEREWERKERERQREEERERAIGRERERQGEERVPRKGEGKQEEASYTGEQVDLSFSARNRNGPASHEAAPTSRESRQGMPAARSYSESLLTTRLQQIQQLQQQQHGILHRAAHSSQPETARGGGPGPTKKLQQEPKHKPAIPQLGSSFPGRIPADGPSSSMGSEMDEEDNEVKWFSDVAFRSLSSGSPQVDYLDMYNSSHCSSTGASQPSIQDSPAGANAAWLAYADLRGSAPRLDNEDFPVPRQQQQPSSGAYYPPLDGLDPSKKYEMGSFECVDVAVEREEPKKVRRGVPKRQIQLKRRNKAELKLGENSDGSPIMVPSPVMVPVAPVVIKDSHSLQRHNRETLQRQHSTPAALQEAYRSELSPEPATEQTERKGKLQKSLSLDETCTKTKMATCLIKGILSKKMPNVGKQTEQEGGGDLSPSENKTPPPSESELSTIKESPKPETQNLSSSINSEDSLSSEDLAVRRETSPNSDVNRQQRSFGVKPSIRPTNRTININSTSQLRSNKRPEPTCTTPEMSPGARFAPVISPQGNNRIESHCNRTPNHVSPWMRSEPHTTSCPQRNNDRIESPLRNPNSWRTESVKPEMRSELVFPFESTKPTEKNAMMGVKQTHGSKCRNERDDSKQRDEKDDKQGGDSADAAAWNTDVPAATRANSTQAGMTNIKTLNSENHKHPSVKSTYTSKTPEITLKPSPATEKKKKSSLNVSLSPELETKLEVKHGTASPGRTCQRETREEDRRVETSHRETREEDRRVETSNRESREEDRRIGTSHRESREEDRRIRTSHREKIEEYRRVETSHRETIEEEKGVKTLNKMNKQTENVDANRKGKAKAPLHKVRDVRRLVKNTYNLSFKAMPAPEKEERREESVEERRGEQGEERGEDRKEERREDRCEDRKEEKPVPRPQPMQIEYKAVSWRENKNKTGTFIQTDREMSRGKPKVDSLQQVSTDTAKVPKDPSDVTAKSCTTEEVAVTETELNQHNTPVQDTVKTETGNTKVKPSDTESPRVTRRHRSVSESSDKPEVVRRDTKPPMLGSSPKLPIKDKEVSSASLVLQNGSNKPKSFSAPAPASPALASPAPSCPIPASPALVPVPASPAPASSPAPAPTLVSSPGRKASPAPASPPAPTSSPAPVLGTPHSSVPTKIPTHTPSHSVSILVKEKGYQADIGSVVSEAVSEEIRRSGGEGGGGGVPRKHINQIEIPLQTRGPSDGGTNDSHRQRTYSSSSTSSMQAASSALSSSTVQAASSLSSSSTVQAASSVSSSSTVQAASSVSSSSTVQAASSVSSSSTVQAASSVSSPSTAQEASSFSMSSVNASTSASSFSSSSINASVSSSHTHSVPNSPRLRRVSAQTDDRVRTTFNQERISVRATVRDIEQRTASSPPPPQKKTQEDTAEKETVKKSSYSPKLPGSLPGSPALMRRYRPQVIEVRSLSKEIHKQDKQEKTVTSSTRPQTIEVHSIANGPPVAPKPKFRQTDANSLSSETQQKPAEATSSFKQHTEEEKAVPNEKPSTSATTIHRHLSNDSTPASNYNKKLSVSAVSSYRPSPTKTTIIASFSHKTPSTTVDTETSNERPNQPGASTQGQGQAPSYTQRPTTLTVSAPAPAPAPAPTHAPAAPAPAPAPAPTHAPAAPAPAPAPAPTHAPASPAPAPAPAPTHAPAKHSSQSAIVDITSHPVSTNTQAPVYTHHIHTQQPIHRSLSSDHSQRADNLRFYASDDPPSYDERESFSPLHLPDLPQRKLNRYHPSSSFSSASSRPPPCSCTSGCPSHGLTPPHHHHSPHTPPFPSHSPGQALPYSMGGQPPLRSHQCRADPQPLSSISYQPSSPKLSTLPSPPQPPPGMYQSLHQPQPSMIHSCTAGHPLQHPQHMDPRRAPPLHRSPHGQPPVSGGPYSDHSHSPNLPPMDPQYLCSPQSLGPSYGSEYGSLSGSDYPDSTGGLGYGQTPRRVLMDPDTGKYFYIEVPVQPLRKMLFDPETGQYVEVLIPQSTMSHSGLYPTSAAPYSPASAAPFSSIHNPNMYAPAPQYLPYGPPPPAPHPQPQPPRQPEAPAPGTMHQNGAQVGYGSPGSQGSKPELQSHAPLDQSYLDSMYYVPTGMNTSPPDCYHKQPSSLPNAGGKRA
- the LOC127913938 gene encoding serine/arginine repetitive matrix protein 2-like isoform X12 codes for the protein MDSWTLQGDSYSFLRSSLRHRDGTPNHVEIFDITNIPSHRSAISETTCLCDIFGDDCESRPPSLSSSPAAGAFVNTPFPPPVGAGESSESPQVSPPVVDELNDSTSSYHTVPENFEDSREKLSPPTQRENNYHLSEGWKSGPLATAGNNTASSGTSRDVSTRLEQGNTAPTPGRRTADSSPEEPSLTCGDRTPSPGYSNTTTPSPGYSNTTTPSPGGKGSAPSVVQHSPAPSPQCRETHLTPEPENRYSSPSSESVVPVHPIEARDRASSPGVRGTASSPDDTSLSLPETRVAQCLPELRDISHSPELIANPFSPDYIVSFQPRDRAITPESKPSSLSSPPTIRGTGISPQLGSLTSALPELKNRDYSPEFRNKAYSLDNQWRVSLPDLFSRTSTPELENSVSTPELENSVSTPELENSVSTPELENSVSTPELENSVGTPELENSVGTPELEDSVSTPELIPHLSPSETDLSSSEEARSTISTPAPRYTPPTPVTSSPELRSTSTTPELRSASITLELRSTSVKRELSLLCVPTELRSTSVTTEVSLASIPQSAELLRSTSLTPEFRSDSSSSTSSYHSGSSSSSDTWTRTSSRTPSRTPSPETRYNRTTSRTTSPETRYNRTPSRTPSPETRYNRTPSRTPSPETRYNRTPSRTPSPETRYNRTPSRTPSPETRYNRTPSRTPSPEVRYTSPPIKPRSTAQSPEIRITSSTPEIKKRDLTPEVPGEVKAKSLDPRFNSSSPQVSGITYSILSPEARVLVSTPEINDLLSSAEPRGRTHLSPERKSTTPTEENRRNSLSPDSIGRSSSPEITGIYSSIVHPPETREIAESPEPPRYKNLSPEYKAPSPPKSQTVSPYPTYKTPSPLPGYTAPSPGVETARSSSELNTSTPSPGVKSPGPSPERRPSPGVKNPAHSPERRPSPGVKCPAHSPERRASPGSPGVKCPAHSPERRASPGVKCPAHSPERRPSPGVKCPAHSPERRASPGSPGVKCPAHSPERRASPGSPGVKSPAHSPERRASPGSPGVKNPAHSPERRASPGSPGVKSPAHSPERRASPGVKSPAHSPERRASPGSPERCIGSLSELLITNGTSNPLGNHLSHDSREASPTEESRETTSLPVLGEVPVPYNFSTNTPEIPNFTPEILNFTPETPNFTPEILNFTPETPNFTPEILNFTPEIPNFTPEIRNFTPETRHIPPDPIASSRGRSPSLSPDHGVTGNSPVQRLEDLEHKHPASSLTPDLSDSNNPSHKSPTPEHPCRETSPNPRNKTIDRLTEEDMAHRMSKEDIPSPPLTRFTPVHIIPPAPARPHGHWGNRSTSPSETQAIEAIMESENIMESVIEAVTSRGRPTLSSGDSNNRAYNSQTRLEMLEREEGEEEEEEEREMLWEMQERDRERQRERERNKEMEEREREDEERERERERQREEEREREREEREWERKERERQREEERERAIGRERERQGEERVPRKGEGKQEEASYTGEQVDLSFSARNRNGPASHEAAPTSRESRQGMPAARSYSESLLTTRLQQIQQLQQQQHGILHRAAHSSQPETARGGGPGPTKKLQQEPKHKPAIPQLGSSFPGRIPADGPSSSMGSEMDEEDNEVKWFSDVAFRSLSSGSPQVDYLDMYNSSHCSSTGASQPSIQDSPAGANAAWLAYADLRGSAPRLDNEDFPVPRQQQQPSSGAYYPPLDGLDPSKKYEMGSFECVDVAVEREEPKKVRRGVPKRQIQLKRRNKAELKLGENSDGSPIMVPSPVMVPVAPVVIKDSHSLQRHNRETLQRQHSTPAALQEAYRSELSPEPATEQTERKGKLQKSLSLDETCTKTKMATCLIKGILSKKMPNVGKQTEQEGGGDLSPSENKTPPPSESELSTIKESPKPETQNLSSSINSEDSLSSEDLAVRRETSPNSDVNRQQRSFGVKPSIRPTNRTININSTSQLRSNKRPEPTCTTPEMSPGARFAPVISPQGNNRIESHCNRTPNHVSPWMRSEPHTTSCPQRNNDRIESPLRNPNSWRTESVKPEMRSELVFPFESTKPTEKNAMMGVKQTHGSKCRNERDDSKQRDEKDDKQGGDSADAAAWNTDVPAATRANSTQAGMTNIKTLNSENHKHPSVKSTYTSKTPEITLKPSPATEKKKKSSLNVSLSPELETKLEVKHGTASPGRTCQRETREEDRRVETSHRETREEDRRVETSNRESREEDRRIGTSHRESREEDRRIRTSHREKIEEYRRVETSHRETIEEEKGVKTLNKMNKQTENVDANRKGKAKAPLHKVRDVRRLVKNTYNLSFKAMPAPEKEERREESVEERRGEQGEERGEDRKEERREDRCEDRKEEKPVPRPQPMQIEYKAVSWRENKNKTGTFIQTDREMSRGKPKVDSLQQVSTDTAKVPKDPSDVTAKSCTTEEVAVTETELNQHNTPVQDTVKTETGNTKVKPSDTESPRVTRRHRSVSESSDKPEVVRRDTKPPMLGSSPKLPIKDKEVSSASLVLQNGSNKPKSFSAPAPASPALASPAPSCPIPASPALVPVPASPAPASSPAPAPTLVSSPGRKASPAPASPPAPTSSPAPVLGTPHSSVPTKIPTHTPSHSVSILVKEKGYQADIGSVVSEAVSEEIRRSGGEGGGGGVPRKHINQIEIPLQTRGPSDGGTNDSHRQRTYSSSSTSSMQAASSALSSSTVQAASSLSSSSTVQAASSVSSSSTVQAASSVSSSSTVQAASSVSSSSTVQAASSVSSPSTAQEASSFSMSSVNASTSASSFSSSSINASVSSSHTHSVPNSPRLRRVSAQTDDRVRTTFNQERISVRATVRDIEQRTASSPPPPQKKTQEDTAEKETVKKSSYSPKLPGSLPGSPALMRRYRPQVIEVRSLSKEIHKQDKQEKTVTSSTRPQTIEVHSIANGPPVAPKPKFRQTDANSLSSETQQKPAEATSSFKQHTEEEKAVPNEKPSTSATTIHRHLSNDSTPASNYNKKLSVSAVSSYRPSPTKTTIIASFSHKTPSTTVDTETSNERPNQPGASTQGQGQAPSYTQRPTTLTVSAPAPAPAPAPTHAPAAPAPAPAPAPTHAPAAPAPAPAPAPTHAPASPAPAPAPAPTHAPAKHSSQSAIVDITSHPVSTNTQAPVYTHHIHTQQPIHRSLSSDHSQRADNLRFYASDDPPSYDERESFSPLHLPDLPQRKLNRYHPSSSFSSASSRPPPCSCTSGCPSHGLTPPHHHHSPHTPPFPSHSPGQALPYSMGGQPPLRSHQCRADPQPLSSISYQPSSPKLSTLPSPPQPPPGMYQSLHQPQPSMIHSCTAGHPLQHPQHMDPRRAPPLHRSPHGQPPVSGGPYSDHSHSPNLPPMDPQYLCSPQSLGPSYGSEYGSLSGSDYPDSTGGLGYGQTPRRVLMDPDTGKYFYIEVPVQPLRKMLFDPETGQYVEVLIPQSTMSHSGLYPTSAAPYSPASAAPFSSIHNPNMYAPAPQYLPYGPPPPAPHPQPQPPRQPEAPAPGTMHQNGAQVGYGSPGSQGSKPELQSHAPLDQSYLDSMYYVPTGMNTSPPDCYHKQPSSLPNAGGKRA